One genomic segment of Streptomyces niveus includes these proteins:
- a CDS encoding FtsX-like permease family protein: MKTWYHSWRAAIRIARRDAWRFKGRSFLVLAMLALPILGVSAADLTLRSAELSPAQALERDLGGADARVNDPRLGGAALLQDPKADSYAPEGDYDDKPWPDGETDVKAAIPANAKSIVDAEGRAKLRTTHGLLNTQIRELKATDPTAEGIMRLDRGHFPRKADEVAATNAFLESSGLRVGSELTAHGLDATYRIVGAYELPNSLGDAQVNALPGALLAPLDKALAAAELPGTQTSTTYLVSVPGDAGFTWNMVKESNKKGVTVVSRAVTLNPPADSDVPYYKENPPYSGGGSDNTTELAILSTVVGLAMLEICLLAGPAFAVGARRSRRQLGLVGANGGDRHHIRAIVLSGGLVIGAVAAVVGTALGIALTFALQPVLEDWMGKRFGDFDLRPLELIGIALIAVVTGLLAAIVPAVTASRQSVVASLTGRRGVRRSSRVLPILGLSAVVLGAGIALYGSTVSDQVALVGGGSALAELGVVALTPALVGLFGRIGRWLPLSPRLALRDAVRNRGRTAPAVAAVLAAVAGTVAVATYASSSEAQERAEYTASLPHGAVAILSPESAADVPSIRDDVQKLLPTEVRADVDRVVVGKRNCSGYGGGDECGRYEIVLPEAHECPLWSYDNTGEDPASKFSKAERRKLATDWRCSNQRGGVGNGAGDILIGDAKLLKVLKIDDPAAEKALANGQAVSFLNRNINPAGAHDKDAGDAAKGGARGGAVLTQGGPKAGSEGTIDIRMISAADMDAADAASMAGKEPPGTVTSIPARQISAGQNAYGVTMIVPPDAARKAGFTTVPLGAFFSTERLPSDAQEQKLNSELAKTGGDVWLTVEKGFTPENSTTLLALAVFAGLITIGAAGIATGLAQADAEADLKTLAAVGAPPRVRKALSGFQCGVVAAMGVLLGSASGILPAIGLRFTERRAQDQVYARMLDEGWAGGSESTAPFVPVVIPWETLGVLLIAVPLGAAVLAALVTRSRGALARRAAI, from the coding sequence GTGAAGACCTGGTACCACTCGTGGCGCGCCGCGATCCGCATAGCCCGCAGGGACGCCTGGCGATTCAAGGGACGCAGCTTCCTCGTCCTCGCCATGCTCGCCCTGCCGATCCTCGGTGTGAGCGCCGCCGATCTGACCCTGCGCAGCGCCGAGCTCTCCCCCGCCCAGGCACTGGAGCGCGACCTGGGCGGCGCCGACGCGCGGGTCAACGACCCGCGCCTCGGCGGCGCCGCCCTCCTCCAGGACCCCAAGGCAGACTCGTACGCGCCGGAAGGGGACTACGACGACAAGCCGTGGCCCGACGGCGAGACGGACGTCAAGGCCGCCATCCCCGCGAACGCGAAGTCGATCGTCGACGCCGAGGGCAGGGCCAAGCTCAGGACCACCCACGGCCTGCTCAACACTCAAATCCGGGAGCTGAAGGCGACGGACCCGACGGCCGAGGGCATCATGCGCCTCGACCGCGGCCACTTCCCCCGTAAGGCCGACGAGGTCGCCGCGACCAACGCCTTCCTGGAGAGCAGCGGTCTGCGCGTCGGTTCGGAGCTGACGGCGCACGGCCTCGACGCCACCTACCGGATCGTCGGCGCGTACGAACTGCCGAACTCCCTGGGCGACGCCCAGGTCAACGCGCTTCCCGGCGCCCTGCTGGCCCCGCTGGACAAGGCACTGGCCGCCGCGGAGCTGCCCGGCACCCAGACGTCGACCACGTATCTGGTCTCCGTGCCCGGCGACGCCGGTTTCACGTGGAACATGGTCAAGGAGTCCAACAAGAAGGGCGTCACGGTCGTCTCGCGCGCCGTCACGCTCAACCCTCCGGCCGACTCGGACGTGCCGTACTACAAGGAGAACCCGCCGTACAGCGGGGGCGGCTCGGACAACACCACCGAACTCGCCATCCTCAGCACCGTCGTCGGTCTCGCGATGCTGGAGATTTGTCTGCTGGCAGGACCCGCGTTCGCCGTCGGCGCACGCCGCTCCCGCCGCCAGCTCGGCCTGGTCGGCGCCAACGGCGGCGACCGGCACCACATCAGGGCCATCGTCCTCAGTGGCGGCCTGGTGATCGGCGCGGTGGCCGCCGTGGTCGGCACGGCGCTCGGCATCGCTCTGACCTTCGCCCTCCAGCCCGTGCTCGAAGACTGGATGGGTAAACGATTCGGCGACTTCGACCTGCGCCCCCTGGAGCTGATCGGCATCGCGCTGATCGCGGTCGTGACCGGTCTGCTGGCCGCGATCGTCCCGGCGGTCACCGCCTCCCGGCAGAGCGTCGTGGCCTCGCTCACCGGCCGCCGCGGCGTCCGCAGGAGCAGCAGGGTGCTCCCGATCCTCGGTCTGAGCGCCGTGGTCCTCGGCGCGGGCATCGCGCTGTACGGCTCGACGGTGTCCGACCAGGTCGCGCTCGTCGGCGGCGGCAGCGCGCTCGCCGAGCTGGGTGTGGTGGCGCTGACGCCCGCCCTGGTGGGCCTCTTCGGACGGATCGGCCGCTGGCTGCCGCTGTCACCGCGGCTCGCGCTGCGGGACGCCGTGCGCAACCGGGGCCGTACGGCTCCGGCGGTGGCGGCGGTGCTCGCGGCCGTCGCCGGCACGGTGGCCGTGGCGACGTACGCCTCCAGTTCGGAAGCCCAGGAGAGGGCGGAGTACACGGCGTCCCTGCCGCACGGCGCGGTCGCGATCCTGTCGCCGGAATCCGCGGCCGACGTCCCGTCGATCCGCGACGACGTGCAGAAACTGCTGCCGACGGAGGTGCGGGCCGACGTGGACCGTGTCGTGGTCGGCAAGAGGAACTGCTCGGGGTACGGGGGCGGCGACGAGTGCGGGCGGTACGAAATCGTCCTGCCGGAGGCGCACGAGTGCCCGCTGTGGTCGTACGACAACACAGGTGAGGACCCGGCCTCGAAGTTCTCCAAGGCCGAGCGGCGCAAGCTCGCCACGGACTGGCGCTGCTCCAATCAGCGAGGCGGCGTCGGCAACGGCGCGGGCGACATCCTGATCGGTGACGCGAAGCTGCTGAAGGTCCTGAAGATCGACGACCCGGCCGCGGAGAAGGCGCTGGCGAACGGGCAGGCCGTGTCCTTCCTCAACCGCAACATCAACCCCGCGGGCGCGCACGACAAGGACGCCGGGGACGCCGCGAAGGGCGGCGCTCGCGGCGGAGCGGTCCTCACGCAGGGCGGCCCGAAGGCCGGGTCGGAGGGCACGATCGACATCCGCATGATCTCCGCCGCCGACATGGACGCGGCGGACGCGGCGAGCATGGCGGGCAAGGAGCCCCCCGGCACCGTCACGTCGATCCCGGCCCGCCAGATCTCCGCCGGTCAGAACGCGTACGGCGTCACGATGATCGTGCCTCCGGACGCGGCACGGAAGGCGGGCTTCACGACCGTACCGCTGGGTGCCTTCTTCTCGACCGAGCGGCTGCCGAGCGACGCGCAGGAGCAGAAGCTCAACAGCGAACTCGCCAAGACGGGCGGCGACGTCTGGCTGACCGTCGAGAAGGGCTTCACCCCCGAGAACAGCACCACACTGCTGGCGCTCGCCGTCTTCGCGGGGCTGATCACGATCGGCGCCGCCGGTATCGCCACCGGGCTCGCCCAGGCGGACGCCGAGGCCGATCTGAAGACGCTCGCCGCCGTCGGGGCACCGCCCCGGGTCCGCAAGGCCCTCAGCGGTTTCCAGTGCGGGGTGGTGGCCGCGATGGGTGTGCTGCTCGGCTCGGCGTCGGGGATCCTGCCCGCCATCGGGCTGCGCTTCACCGAGCGCCGCGCGCAGGACCAGGTGTACGCGCGGATGCTGGACGAGGGCTGGGCCGGCGGGTCCGAGTCCACGGCGCCGTTCGTGCCCGTGGTCATCCCGTGGGAGACGCTGGGCGTCCTGCTCATCGCCGTCCCGCTCGGTGCGGCGGTACTGGCCGCGCTGGTCACCCGCTCACGGGGCGCGCTCGCGCGCAGGGCGGCGATCTGA
- a CDS encoding bacterial proteasome activator family protein, which yields MEMPRNERSQESNPHVLVVGQDGMALGGGQGDDEPREIPVTEMVEQPAKVMRIGSMIKQLLEEVRAAPLDEASRVRLKEIHAGSVKELEDGLAPELVDELERLSLPFTDEAIPSEAELRIAQAQLVGWLEGLFHGIQTALFAQQMAARAQLEQMRRALPPGASHEGDDGEDPGTHGAIRSGPYL from the coding sequence ATGGAAATGCCGAGGAACGAACGGTCGCAGGAGAGCAACCCCCATGTCCTCGTGGTGGGGCAGGACGGGATGGCGCTCGGCGGCGGACAAGGGGACGACGAGCCGCGCGAGATCCCGGTGACGGAGATGGTCGAGCAGCCCGCGAAGGTCATGCGTATCGGCAGCATGATCAAGCAGTTGCTGGAAGAAGTGCGGGCGGCTCCTCTGGACGAGGCGAGCCGGGTACGGCTCAAGGAGATCCACGCCGGTTCGGTGAAGGAGCTGGAGGACGGTCTCGCCCCCGAGCTCGTCGACGAACTGGAGCGCCTGTCGCTGCCGTTCACCGACGAGGCGATCCCCTCCGAGGCCGAACTGCGCATCGCGCAGGCCCAGTTGGTCGGCTGGCTGGAGGGACTCTTCCACGGGATCCAGACGGCGCTGTTCGCCCAGCAGATGGCGGCGCGGGCGCAGTTGGAGCAGATGCGCCGGGCGTTGCCGCCGGGTGCGTCCCACGAGGGCGACGACGGCGAGGACCCGGGCACGCACGGCGCGATCCGCTCCGGCCCGTATCTCTGA
- a CDS encoding NAD(P)H-quinone oxidoreductase: MYAITIPEPGGPEALVWAEVPDPVPAEGEVLVDVVASAVNRADLLQRQGFYDPPPGSSPYPGLECAGRVAALGPGTETSGWSVGDEVCALLAGGGYAEKVAVPVGQLLPVPDGMDLATAAALPEVTCTVWSNVFMIAHLRPGELLLAHGGASGIGTMAIQLAKSVGARVAVTAGGPEKLARCEELGADILIDYREQDFVEELRKATDGAGADVILDIVGAKYLDRNVRALAVNGRLAVIGLQGGVKGELNLAALLGKRAAVTATSLRGRPLGEKASIVAAVREHVWPLVGAGQVRPVVDRTFPMTDAAEAHAALEAGDHVGKILLLRS; this comes from the coding sequence ATGTATGCGATCACGATTCCGGAACCCGGTGGCCCCGAGGCGCTCGTCTGGGCCGAAGTGCCCGATCCCGTACCCGCCGAGGGCGAAGTCCTCGTCGACGTCGTGGCGAGCGCGGTCAACCGCGCCGATCTGCTGCAACGGCAGGGCTTCTACGACCCGCCACCCGGCTCGTCCCCGTACCCCGGTCTGGAGTGCGCGGGCCGCGTCGCCGCGCTCGGCCCCGGCACCGAGACCTCCGGCTGGTCGGTCGGCGACGAGGTCTGCGCGCTGCTCGCGGGCGGCGGTTACGCGGAGAAGGTCGCCGTTCCCGTGGGCCAGCTGCTCCCCGTACCCGACGGGATGGACCTGGCGACGGCCGCCGCGCTTCCCGAAGTGACCTGCACCGTCTGGTCGAACGTCTTCATGATCGCCCATCTGCGGCCCGGCGAGCTGCTGTTGGCGCACGGCGGCGCGAGCGGCATCGGCACGATGGCGATCCAGCTCGCCAAGTCGGTCGGCGCTCGGGTCGCCGTCACGGCGGGCGGGCCCGAAAAGCTGGCGCGCTGCGAAGAGTTGGGCGCGGACATCCTGATCGACTACCGCGAGCAGGACTTCGTCGAGGAGCTGAGGAAGGCCACGGACGGGGCGGGCGCGGACGTCATCCTCGACATCGTCGGCGCGAAGTACCTCGACCGCAATGTGCGGGCCCTGGCCGTCAACGGGCGGCTCGCCGTGATCGGGCTCCAGGGCGGGGTGAAGGGTGAACTCAACCTGGCCGCCCTGCTCGGCAAGCGCGCGGCCGTCACGGCCACGTCGCTGCGCGGGCGTCCGCTCGGTGAGAAGGCGTCGATCGTCGCGGCGGTACGGGAGCACGTCTGGCCGCTGGTCGGCGCCGGGCAGGTGCGGCCCGTGGTGGACCGTACGTTCCCGATGACCGACGCGGCCGAGGCGCACGCCGCCCTGGAGGCGGGCGACCACGTGGGCAAGATTCTGCTGCTGCGCTCGTAG
- a CDS encoding potassium channel family protein has protein sequence MARHADEHLVTSRVKLPRRIVDRPLRQVSKRLLMALGVLAVTVFIVWIDRAGYHDNSDDSVDFLDSVYYATVTLSTTGYGDIVPYSDGARLINVVLVTPLRVLFLIILVGTTLEVLTERTREEWRLNRWRSNLRDHTVIVGFGTKGRSAMQTLCATGLKKDQIVIVDPSAKVIEAANADGFVGVIGDATRSDVLLRAELQRARQIVIATQRDDTAVLVALTARQLNRGAKIVAAVREEENAPLLRQSGADAVITSASAAGRLLGLSVLSPVAGTVMEDLIQQGSGLDLIERPVIKAEVGRSVRETDDLVVSVLRGHRLLGYDDPAASPLQLTDRLITIVRADPNLEQNNGD, from the coding sequence ATGGCGCGTCATGCCGATGAACACCTGGTCACGAGCCGGGTGAAACTGCCGCGGCGGATCGTCGACCGTCCGCTGCGACAGGTGAGCAAGCGACTGCTGATGGCGCTGGGGGTGCTGGCCGTCACGGTCTTCATCGTCTGGATCGACCGCGCCGGCTACCACGACAACTCCGACGACTCGGTCGACTTCCTCGACTCCGTCTACTACGCCACCGTCACGCTCTCCACGACGGGTTACGGCGATATCGTCCCGTACAGCGACGGGGCCCGGCTCATCAACGTCGTGCTGGTCACGCCGCTGCGCGTGCTCTTTCTGATCATCCTGGTCGGCACCACTCTTGAGGTCCTCACGGAGCGCACCCGGGAGGAGTGGCGGCTGAACCGCTGGAGGTCCAACTTGCGTGACCACACCGTCATCGTCGGCTTCGGTACGAAGGGCCGGTCGGCGATGCAGACCCTCTGCGCCACCGGGCTGAAGAAGGACCAGATCGTCATCGTCGACCCGAGCGCGAAGGTGATCGAGGCGGCCAACGCGGACGGGTTCGTGGGCGTCATCGGTGACGCGACCCGGAGCGATGTGCTGCTGCGGGCCGAACTCCAGCGGGCCCGGCAGATCGTGATCGCCACTCAGCGCGACGACACTGCGGTGCTGGTGGCACTGACCGCGCGTCAGCTCAATCGCGGGGCGAAGATCGTCGCCGCCGTGCGTGAGGAGGAGAACGCGCCGCTGCTGCGCCAGTCCGGCGCGGACGCCGTCATCACCAGCGCCAGCGCGGCGGGCCGGCTGCTCGGTCTCTCCGTGCTCAGCCCCGTCGCCGGCACGGTGATGGAGGACCTGATCCAGCAGGGCAGCGGCCTCGACCTCATCGAACGGCCGGTGATAAAGGCCGAGGTGGGGCGGAGCGTACGGGAGACGGACGACCTGGTGGTCAGCGTCCTGCGCGGGCACCGGCTGCTCGGGTACGACGACCCGGCGGCCAGCCCGCTCCAGCTCACCGACCGGCTGATCACGATCGTGCGGGCGGATCCCAACCTGGAGCAGAACAACGGGGATTGA
- a CDS encoding molybdopterin molybdotransferase MoeA produces the protein MTAQDREVDGVEDVLALFARQPDEPDEGSGGRRDTDRTASGPRAPGGREPKPAPNPDAASPKPAAGTRRHRATPWAEARAIAARSGRSAATAPATANAPARTRRVPLEQALGHVLAEPLAALTDLPSFDTSAMDGWAVSGPGPWSVRPDQTDQADHPDEPAASTDIRLTLTPTPGILAGHAAATPLPDGTAVRIATGARIPPDATAVVRSEHARTDSTGHLHAERAVVQGQDIRPRAQECRSGDRLLPAGAVVTPAVLGLAAAAGYDELLTARRPTVDVLVLGDELLVRGLPRDGLIRDALGPMIAPWLRALGADVIDTRRVADDAHALFRAITESEADLILTTGGTAAGPVDHVHPVLARAGAELLVDGVAVRPGHPMLLARLASGRHLVGLPGNPLAAVSGLLTLAEPLLRTLGGRVPQPAYHAPVRDEVHGHPYDTRLVPFVHRDDRLVPLRYNGPAMLRGIAVADGLAVVPPGGARQGDELEVLDLPWAAWADASASTDDGCFT, from the coding sequence ATGACGGCTCAGGACCGCGAGGTCGACGGCGTCGAGGACGTCCTCGCGCTGTTCGCCAGGCAGCCCGACGAGCCGGACGAGGGTTCCGGCGGAAGGCGGGACACCGACCGGACCGCCTCCGGCCCCCGGGCCCCGGGCGGCCGCGAGCCCAAGCCCGCCCCCAACCCCGACGCCGCGTCCCCGAAGCCCGCGGCCGGTACGCGCAGGCACCGGGCCACACCCTGGGCCGAGGCCCGCGCGATCGCCGCCCGGTCCGGCCGGTCGGCGGCCACCGCCCCGGCCACCGCCAACGCCCCGGCCCGTACCCGGCGCGTCCCGCTCGAACAGGCCCTGGGCCACGTTCTCGCCGAGCCCTTGGCCGCGCTCACCGACCTCCCGTCGTTCGACACCTCCGCGATGGACGGCTGGGCGGTCTCCGGACCCGGCCCCTGGTCCGTACGACCCGATCAGACCGATCAGGCCGACCACCCCGACGAGCCCGCAGCCTCCACGGACATCCGGCTCACGCTCACGCCCACCCCCGGCATACTCGCCGGGCACGCAGCCGCCACCCCGCTCCCCGACGGCACGGCGGTACGGATCGCCACCGGTGCCCGTATCCCGCCCGACGCGACAGCCGTGGTCCGCAGCGAGCACGCCCGTACGGACTCCACCGGCCATCTCCACGCCGAACGCGCCGTGGTCCAGGGTCAGGACATCCGTCCGCGCGCCCAGGAGTGCCGCTCCGGCGACCGGCTCCTGCCCGCCGGCGCCGTGGTGACTCCGGCGGTGCTGGGGCTGGCCGCCGCCGCCGGTTACGACGAACTGCTCACCGCCCGCCGCCCGACCGTCGACGTCCTGGTCCTCGGCGACGAACTGCTCGTGCGCGGACTGCCCCGCGACGGCCTCATCCGCGACGCGCTCGGCCCGATGATCGCGCCCTGGCTGCGGGCCCTCGGCGCGGATGTCATCGACACCCGCCGGGTCGCGGACGACGCCCACGCCCTGTTCCGGGCGATCACCGAGTCCGAGGCCGATCTGATCCTCACCACGGGCGGTACGGCCGCCGGCCCCGTGGACCATGTCCACCCCGTTCTCGCCAGGGCGGGCGCCGAACTGCTCGTGGACGGCGTCGCCGTACGTCCCGGCCACCCGATGCTGCTGGCCAGGCTCGCCTCGGGCCGCCATCTGGTGGGCCTGCCGGGCAATCCGCTCGCCGCTGTCTCGGGGCTGCTGACGCTCGCCGAACCGCTGCTGCGTACGCTCGGGGGGCGGGTGCCACAGCCCGCGTACCACGCGCCTGTACGGGACGAGGTGCACGGCCATCCGTACGACACCCGGCTCGTGCCCTTCGTCCACCGTGACGACCGGCTCGTGCCCCTGCGTTACAACGGTCCCGCCATGCTGCGGGGGATCGCCGTCGCCGACGGACTCGCGGTCGTGCCGCCCGGCGGCGCGCGTCAGGGAGACGAGCTGGAAGTCCTCGACCTGCCCTGGGCGGCCTGGGCCGATGCCTCCGCCTCCACCGATGACGGGTGTTTCACGTGA
- a CDS encoding DUF6457 domain-containing protein translates to MTTTAHDAIVLAGGAAKRLGGVDKPAVSVGGRALLDRVLGACGGAGRTVVVGGRRPTIRPVRWAREEPPGGGPVAALDAGVRQVEADTVLVLSADLPFLKRETTSRLLGVLTADGEREGAMLVDADGRDQPLVAAYRTEPLRREIALLAAEHGNLVGLPLRLLTHELDLARVPADADPLASFDCDTWEDISTARARIREHGTVLDEWITAVKDELGLELDVDIKVLLDLARDAAHGVARPAAPLTTFLVGYAAGRAAAGGGGPEAVAEATRKATALALRWADEGDGTNGSGTGGGAEGADAG, encoded by the coding sequence ATGACCACGACCGCCCATGACGCCATCGTGCTCGCCGGAGGTGCCGCCAAGCGGCTCGGCGGAGTCGACAAACCCGCCGTCAGCGTCGGCGGCCGGGCACTGCTCGACCGGGTGCTCGGCGCGTGCGGCGGTGCCGGGCGCACCGTGGTCGTGGGCGGCCGGCGCCCCACGATCCGTCCCGTGCGCTGGGCGCGCGAGGAGCCGCCCGGCGGCGGCCCGGTCGCCGCGCTCGACGCCGGGGTCCGGCAGGTCGAGGCGGACACGGTGCTCGTCCTGTCCGCGGACCTGCCGTTCCTGAAGCGGGAGACGACGTCCCGGCTTCTCGGCGTCCTCACGGCGGACGGCGAGCGCGAGGGCGCGATGCTCGTCGACGCGGACGGCCGCGACCAGCCGCTGGTCGCGGCGTACCGAACGGAGCCGCTGCGCCGTGAGATCGCCCTTCTCGCCGCCGAGCACGGCAATCTCGTGGGCCTGCCGCTGCGACTGCTGACGCATGAACTCGACCTCGCCCGTGTCCCGGCGGATGCCGACCCGCTCGCGTCCTTCGACTGCGACACCTGGGAAGACATCTCCACGGCGCGGGCACGCATCAGGGAGCATGGGACCGTGCTGGACGAATGGATCACCGCAGTCAAGGACGAACTCGGCCTCGAACTCGACGTCGACATCAAAGTCCTCCTCGACCTCGCCCGCGACGCCGCGCACGGTGTCGCACGGCCCGCGGCGCCGCTGACGACCTTCCTGGTCGGGTACGCGGCGGGCCGGGCGGCCGCCGGTGGCGGAGGTCCCGAGGCCGTGGCCGAGGCGACCCGGAAGGCCACCGCGCTCGCCCTGCGCTGGGCCGACGAGGGGGACGGGACGAACGGGAGCGGTACGGGCGGCGGCGCCGAGGGGGCCGACGCCGGATGA
- a CDS encoding dihydrolipoamide acetyltransferase family protein, with product MAQVLEFKLPDLGEGLTEAEIVRWLVAVGDVVAIDQPVVEVETAKAMVEVPCPYGGVVTARYGEEGTELPVGAPLLTVAVGASESAPAATGSGTGTETASAGKGAGPAETSGNVLVGYGTGAPAARRRRLRPAASPVASVAPAVVVDPAPAPAPMQAPAPAPAPDSASDRSGPVPVISPLVRRLARQNGLDLRALAGSGRDGLILRCDVELAIERIEQAAQAPATTPAPASAVNGTSGASAAGPVTERVPLRGVRGAVADKLSRSRREIPEATCWVDADATELMAARTAANAAGGPKISLIALLARICTAALARFPELNSTVDTEAREIVRLRDIHLGFAAQTDRGLVVPVVRDAQSRSAESLSAEFARLTEAGRSGTLTPGDLTGGTFTLNNYGVFGVDGSTPIINHPEAAMLGIGRIVAKPWVHRGELAVRQVVQLSLTFDHRVCDGGTAGGFLRYVADCVEQPAVLLRTL from the coding sequence ATGGCGCAGGTGCTCGAATTCAAGCTGCCGGATCTCGGTGAGGGACTGACCGAGGCCGAGATCGTCCGCTGGCTGGTGGCGGTCGGCGATGTCGTCGCGATCGACCAGCCGGTCGTCGAGGTCGAGACGGCCAAGGCGATGGTGGAGGTGCCGTGTCCCTACGGGGGCGTGGTGACCGCGCGGTACGGCGAGGAGGGCACGGAGCTGCCGGTCGGCGCGCCGCTGCTGACGGTGGCGGTGGGGGCGTCGGAGTCGGCGCCGGCCGCCACGGGTTCGGGTACGGGTACGGAGACGGCCTCGGCGGGCAAGGGCGCCGGACCGGCCGAGACGTCGGGCAATGTGCTGGTCGGATACGGCACGGGCGCGCCCGCCGCGCGGCGGCGCCGGCTCCGCCCGGCGGCCTCGCCCGTCGCTTCGGTGGCTCCCGCCGTGGTCGTCGATCCGGCACCCGCGCCCGCGCCGATGCAGGCACCCGCTCCCGCACCCGCGCCGGATTCCGCGTCCGATCGGTCGGGGCCCGTTCCGGTCATCTCGCCCCTGGTGCGGCGGCTGGCCCGGCAGAACGGGCTCGACCTCAGGGCGCTGGCGGGCTCGGGCCGGGACGGGCTGATCCTGCGGTGCGATGTCGAGCTGGCCATCGAGCGGATCGAGCAGGCCGCGCAGGCACCCGCCACGACTCCCGCCCCCGCCTCCGCTGTGAACGGCACGTCAGGTGCCTCCGCCGCCGGGCCCGTCACCGAGCGCGTACCGCTGCGCGGCGTTCGGGGCGCGGTCGCCGACAAGCTCAGCCGCAGCCGCCGCGAGATCCCGGAGGCGACCTGCTGGGTCGACGCGGACGCGACGGAGCTGATGGCGGCCAGGACGGCGGCCAACGCGGCGGGCGGCCCGAAGATCTCCCTCATCGCCCTGCTGGCGCGGATCTGCACGGCAGCCCTCGCCCGGTTCCCGGAGCTCAACTCCACGGTGGACACGGAGGCCAGGGAGATCGTCCGGCTGCGCGACATCCATCTCGGCTTCGCCGCCCAGACGGATCGCGGACTCGTCGTCCCCGTCGTACGGGACGCGCAGAGCCGTTCGGCGGAGTCGCTGAGCGCCGAGTTCGCCCGGCTGACGGAGGCGGGCAGGTCCGGGACGCTGACGCCCGGCGATCTGACCGGCGGCACGTTCACGCTGAACAACTACGGCGTGTTCGGTGTCGACGGCTCCACGCCGATCATCAACCACCCCGAGGCGGCCATGCTCGGTATCGGCCGCATCGTCGCCAAGCCGTGGGTGCACCGGGGCGAGCTGGCCGTCCGCCAGGTCGTCCAGCTCTCCCTCACCTTCGACCACCGGGTCTGCGACGGCGGTACGGCGGGCGGCTTCCTCCGGTACGTCGCGGACTGCGTGGAGCAACCGGCGGTGCTGCTGCGCACGTTGTAG
- a CDS encoding alpha-ketoacid dehydrogenase subunit beta: MTTVAATAAKTAKAAKPATMAQALQRAMRDAMAEDPTVHVLGEDVGALGGVFRVTDGLAAEFGEDRCTDTPLAEAGILGTAVGMAMYGLRPVVEMQFDAFAYPAFEQLTSHVAKMRNRTRGALPMPITIRVPYGGGIGGVEHHSDSSEAYYMATPGLHVVTPATVDDAYGLLRAAIASDDPVVFLEPKRLYWSKAQWSPEAPATVEPIGRAVVRRTGRSATLVTYGPSLTVCMEAAEAARAEGWDLEVVDLRSLVPFDDETVVASVRRTGRAVVVHESNGFGGPGGEIAARITERCFHHLEAPVLRVAGFDIPYPPPMLEQHHLPGVDRVLDAVARLQWEADS, translated from the coding sequence ATGACCACCGTTGCCGCGACGGCCGCGAAGACCGCCAAGGCGGCGAAGCCCGCCACCATGGCACAGGCGTTGCAGCGCGCGATGCGCGACGCGATGGCCGAGGACCCGACCGTGCACGTCCTCGGAGAGGACGTCGGCGCGCTCGGCGGAGTCTTCCGGGTCACCGACGGACTCGCCGCCGAGTTCGGCGAGGACCGCTGCACGGACACGCCGCTGGCCGAGGCGGGCATCCTCGGGACGGCCGTCGGCATGGCGATGTACGGGCTGCGGCCCGTCGTGGAGATGCAGTTCGACGCCTTCGCCTATCCGGCGTTCGAGCAGCTGACCAGCCATGTCGCCAAGATGCGCAACCGCACGCGCGGTGCGCTGCCGATGCCGATCACCATCCGTGTGCCGTACGGCGGCGGGATCGGCGGCGTCGAGCACCACAGCGATTCCTCCGAGGCGTACTACATGGCGACGCCCGGCCTCCATGTCGTCACCCCGGCGACGGTCGACGACGCGTACGGGCTGCTGCGGGCCGCCATCGCGTCCGACGACCCGGTGGTCTTCCTGGAGCCCAAGCGGCTGTACTGGTCGAAGGCGCAGTGGTCGCCGGAGGCGCCCGCCACGGTGGAGCCGATCGGCCGGGCCGTCGTGCGGCGTACGGGCCGGAGCGCCACGCTCGTCACGTACGGCCCCTCCCTCACCGTCTGTATGGAGGCGGCGGAGGCGGCGCGCGCGGAGGGCTGGGACCTGGAAGTGGTCGATCTGCGCTCGCTGGTGCCCTTCGACGACGAGACGGTCGTCGCCTCCGTACGGCGCACGGGGCGTGCGGTGGTCGTCCACGAGTCCAACGGTTTCGGCGGGCCCGGCGGGGAGATCGCCGCCCGGATCACCGAGCGGTGCTTCCACCATCTGGAGGCGCCGGTCCTGCGGGTCGCCGGATTCGACATCCCGTATCCGCCGCCGATGCTGGAACAGCACCATCTGCCGGGTGTGGACCGGGTGCTGGACGCGGTCGCGCGGCTTCAGTGGGAGGCGGACAGCTGA